The Flavobacterium faecale genome has a segment encoding these proteins:
- a CDS encoding glycosyltransferase, with translation MFFSLIIPVYNRPDEVAELLESLAKTTYKNMFEVVLIEDGSTIPCLEVANRYVNKLAISYYQKENSGPGDSRNFGMTKAQGDYFIIFDSDCIIPEQYLDEVEKALAADYVDCFGGPDAALKSFSDIQKAINFTMTSFLTTGGIRGGSEKIGKFQPRSFNMGLSRKAFESSKGFGNIHPGEDPDLSIRLWELGFETRLFTNAFVYHKRRIDWDKFTLQVSKFGKARPILNSWYPKYSKLTFFFPSLFVIGFIVALILLLFNNDYLLKLYFLYFVLLFVVSTIKNKNPKIGFLSVIAAWKQFFGYGLGFINSYIKVIILKQKPETAFPELFF, from the coding sequence ATGTTTTTCTCATTAATAATTCCTGTTTATAATCGTCCTGACGAAGTTGCTGAGCTTTTAGAAAGTCTAGCAAAAACAACTTACAAAAACATGTTTGAAGTCGTTCTAATCGAAGACGGTTCCACTATACCTTGCTTGGAAGTCGCTAATAGATATGTCAATAAACTGGCTATTTCGTACTATCAAAAAGAGAATTCAGGTCCTGGTGATTCTAGAAATTTCGGAATGACCAAAGCACAAGGAGATTATTTTATCATTTTCGATTCTGATTGTATAATTCCGGAGCAATATTTAGATGAGGTCGAAAAAGCCTTGGCTGCAGATTATGTCGACTGCTTTGGAGGTCCAGATGCGGCACTCAAAAGTTTTTCAGACATTCAGAAAGCTATAAATTTCACCATGACGTCATTTTTAACCACAGGTGGAATACGCGGTGGCTCTGAGAAAATTGGTAAGTTTCAGCCTCGTAGTTTCAATATGGGTTTGTCTCGCAAGGCATTTGAATCATCAAAAGGTTTTGGGAATATTCATCCTGGTGAAGATCCTGATTTATCCATTCGATTATGGGAACTAGGTTTTGAGACTCGTTTGTTTACAAATGCTTTCGTCTACCATAAGCGTCGTATTGACTGGGATAAATTTACTTTGCAAGTAAGTAAATTTGGTAAAGCTCGTCCAATATTAAACAGTTGGTATCCCAAATATAGTAAGTTGACTTTCTTTTTTCCGTCATTATTCGTGATTGGATTTATAGTAGCTTTAATTTTACTTCTTTTCAATAATGACTATTTGTTAAAATTATATTTCCTATATTTCGTTCTGTTATTTGTGGTTTCGACCATAAAGAATAAAAATCCAAAAATAGGTTTCTTATCCGTTATTGCCGCTTGGAAACAGTTTTTCGGATACGGACTTGGTTTTATCAATTCCTATATCAAAGTTATTATTCTTAAACAAAAGCCAGAAACAGCATTTCCAGAATTATTTTTTTAA
- a CDS encoding sensor histidine kinase, whose amino-acid sequence MNKMFFRLLVLLMSLSLIGIILVQVYWFNTSFKNNDEQFKFHVKQVLGNVADKLQKQEAYSFYDKYNHYKDSTGKIPQKNDLLEFYYVQKNPKTNETIVYTNSLMSEDYNISSSLFDKKFSADKFKNFSSRRTTEVYNGNGIDKSGLQQSLTPDIKIQKSGSLDILDNAQFEIFFKDIASVMPINERISKEKLEKLIKKELEQYGVNTKFEFSIFNNGVQTKILSKGFCHKEEGYSIPIFSDNEGNEKYKLFVMFPYKKKFLWSELVSITVLSIIFTLIILIAYSSALNQLIRQRQISEIKTDFINNMTHEFKTPIATINLALDAIKNPKIIDDKEKVLRYLQMIRDENKRMHAQVENVLRISKLEKKELDIEKESNNVEDIIGEAIEHVSLILEDRGGAITTNFEAARTTVLINEVHFTNVIVNILENAIKYTTGAPEIVIMTENIKDMILIKVQDNGLGMSKVAQKRVFEKFYREHTGDIHNVKGHGLGLAYVKRIVEDHNGQVYVESEKGKGSTFIIKIPLIN is encoded by the coding sequence ATGAATAAAATGTTTTTTAGATTATTGGTTCTACTAATGAGTTTATCCTTAATTGGGATAATTCTCGTTCAAGTTTATTGGTTTAATACCTCTTTTAAAAATAATGATGAACAATTTAAGTTTCACGTTAAGCAAGTTTTAGGGAATGTAGCCGATAAGTTGCAAAAGCAAGAAGCTTACAGTTTCTACGACAAATACAATCATTATAAAGATAGTACAGGTAAAATTCCACAAAAAAATGATTTGTTAGAATTTTACTATGTTCAAAAAAATCCAAAAACAAATGAAACTATTGTGTATACAAATAGTTTAATGTCTGAGGATTATAACATCTCATCATCGCTCTTTGATAAAAAGTTTAGTGCTGATAAATTCAAGAATTTCAGTAGTCGTAGGACCACAGAGGTCTATAACGGAAACGGAATTGATAAGTCGGGATTGCAACAAAGTTTGACACCTGATATTAAAATACAAAAAAGTGGAAGTTTAGATATTCTAGATAACGCTCAGTTCGAAATATTTTTTAAAGATATTGCTTCTGTAATGCCGATTAATGAAAGAATTTCGAAAGAAAAACTGGAGAAGTTAATTAAGAAAGAACTAGAGCAATATGGTGTAAATACCAAATTTGAATTTTCTATTTTCAATAATGGAGTACAAACGAAGATATTGTCCAAAGGATTTTGTCACAAAGAAGAAGGATATTCGATTCCGATTTTTTCAGACAATGAGGGGAATGAGAAGTACAAATTGTTTGTAATGTTTCCTTATAAAAAGAAATTTCTTTGGTCAGAGCTAGTAAGTATTACGGTATTGTCGATAATCTTTACATTGATTATCCTAATCGCTTATAGTAGCGCCTTGAATCAATTGATAAGACAACGCCAGATATCAGAGATCAAAACGGATTTCATCAATAATATGACGCACGAGTTTAAAACTCCTATTGCGACTATTAATTTGGCACTTGACGCAATAAAGAATCCGAAAATTATTGACGATAAAGAGAAGGTCTTGAGGTATTTGCAAATGATTCGAGACGAAAATAAACGTATGCATGCACAAGTAGAAAATGTATTGCGTATTTCGAAACTAGAAAAGAAAGAGTTAGATATTGAAAAAGAATCTAATAATGTAGAAGATATAATTGGTGAAGCAATTGAACATGTAAGTTTAATTTTAGAAGATAGAGGTGGAGCAATCACCACTAATTTTGAAGCCGCTAGAACAACTGTGTTGATTAATGAAGTTCATTTTACAAACGTAATTGTGAATATCTTAGAAAACGCAATCAAGTACACTACAGGGGCACCTGAAATTGTAATTATGACAGAGAATATCAAAGATATGATCTTGATTAAAGTACAAGATAATGGTTTGGGAATGAGTAAAGTGGCTCAGAAAAGAGTTTTCGAAAAATTCTATAGAGAGCACACTGGAGACATTCACAATGTAAAAGGGCACGGTCTTGGATTGGCCTATGTAAAAAGAATAGTTGAAGACCATAATGGTCAAGTATATGTAGAAAGTGAAAAGGGAAAAGGAAGTACCTTTATAATAAAAATACCGCTAATAAATTAA
- a CDS encoding Dabb family protein: MNIIKRFSLLCLLFLTQISFSQVTDQLMLYRKDFQNISGKNTVSITSYEKNGSHFVFAGGTGNVDVFSLDKDGKLTPVSNHELYMKKGPARGMVADKINGTDYLFVANKYGNVIETFKIHDTGSLERVALVEDTDKTHLGTAITLQVIHMKKASYLFIGGLEETPGLSSFKIHDDGKLTSVQSTKDDDKIHTDGIIGMFTHNIGGKTFLYTSGFQDNGVSSFRIFENGTFKNVNNIDDNDTDRYLTGAYPVTGVTLGKNNYVIVGHRHHKYYENNGFIKRPNFVYHGDGVSVFKINSKGALLPHFVLKDDENTKLKGQTRIEIVSTTNKEAILAVGTRDDASIQLCKLDENGILTPLNYLEMGFSIYYGLRSHKIGNDNFLIAGSNRFDMGKIASYKVSPKINREGKLLRHMVNLKYKDNATAQQVNEAVKAFLNLKNEIPEIATIEWGVNDSTEGHSKGLTHCFTITFNNEHAREIYLFHEAHLKMVNKIGPIIDDVLVLDYWTK; the protein is encoded by the coding sequence ATGAACATTATTAAACGATTTAGTCTACTATGTTTACTATTTCTAACACAAATATCTTTTTCTCAAGTTACAGATCAACTGATGCTGTATCGAAAAGATTTCCAAAATATATCCGGTAAAAACACCGTTTCTATCACTAGTTACGAAAAAAACGGATCCCATTTTGTATTTGCTGGAGGAACTGGAAATGTAGATGTTTTTAGCCTAGACAAAGACGGTAAGCTTACGCCTGTAAGTAACCACGAACTGTATATGAAAAAAGGTCCGGCTAGAGGAATGGTTGCTGATAAGATAAATGGCACCGATTATTTGTTTGTTGCAAACAAGTACGGAAATGTTATTGAAACTTTCAAAATACATGATACGGGTTCTCTAGAACGAGTGGCTCTAGTAGAAGACACTGACAAAACCCATCTTGGTACCGCTATAACCTTACAAGTAATTCACATGAAAAAGGCTTCGTATCTTTTTATCGGAGGATTGGAAGAAACGCCAGGTTTAAGTAGTTTTAAAATTCATGATGATGGAAAATTGACTTCGGTACAGTCTACGAAAGATGATGACAAAATACACACTGATGGTATCATTGGCATGTTTACTCATAATATAGGCGGAAAAACCTTTTTGTACACTAGTGGTTTTCAGGATAATGGTGTAAGTAGCTTTAGAATTTTCGAAAATGGAACTTTTAAAAACGTCAACAACATAGATGACAATGATACCGATCGCTACTTAACTGGCGCATACCCCGTAACTGGAGTTACTTTAGGAAAAAATAATTATGTGATTGTAGGACATAGACATCATAAATATTATGAAAATAATGGATTTATAAAAAGACCAAATTTTGTGTATCATGGCGATGGCGTGAGTGTTTTTAAAATAAATAGTAAAGGCGCACTGCTGCCACATTTTGTCTTAAAAGATGACGAAAACACTAAGTTAAAAGGTCAAACAAGGATTGAAATTGTATCTACAACTAATAAAGAAGCCATATTAGCTGTAGGAACTAGAGATGATGCTAGTATTCAGCTATGCAAACTGGATGAAAACGGAATTCTAACTCCCCTAAATTACTTAGAAATGGGTTTCTCGATTTACTACGGATTACGATCGCATAAAATTGGCAATGATAATTTCCTTATTGCTGGCTCCAACAGATTTGATATGGGAAAAATTGCTTCCTACAAGGTTTCTCCTAAAATTAATAGAGAGGGAAAGCTGTTAAGACATATGGTCAATTTAAAGTATAAAGATAATGCAACAGCGCAACAAGTTAATGAGGCAGTTAAAGCTTTTTTAAATCTTAAAAATGAAATTCCAGAAATTGCAACTATTGAATGGGGAGTTAATGATAGTACTGAAGGACATAGTAAAGGTTTAACACATTGCTTTACCATAACATTTAATAATGAGCACGCTAGAGAAATTTATCTTTTTCATGAAGCCCATCTAAAAATGGTAAATAAAATAGGACCGATAATAGACGACGTTTTAGTACTTGATTACTGGACTAAATAA
- the coaE gene encoding dephospho-CoA kinase (Dephospho-CoA kinase (CoaE) performs the final step in coenzyme A biosynthesis.): MTKTIGLTGGIGSGKTTIANYFNSKGIPIYIADIEARKIMQSQEIIEALKVIFGTSIFDGNILIRQKLADIVFNDPEALKRLNGIVHPAVKKHYEDWLLEQDSVPYIVYESAILFENDGYKNFDYIISVTAPVQTRIDRVMDRDAISQEQVQKRVDAQWSDEKRISKSDFIIENSNLEQAKLKVDQILKILKIKQKES, translated from the coding sequence ATGACAAAAACGATCGGGCTAACAGGCGGAATTGGAAGTGGTAAAACAACCATTGCGAACTATTTTAATTCTAAAGGTATTCCGATTTACATCGCTGATATTGAAGCTCGCAAGATCATGCAATCTCAAGAAATAATTGAAGCTTTAAAAGTGATTTTTGGTACTTCTATTTTTGATGGAAATATCTTGATTCGACAAAAATTAGCTGATATTGTGTTTAACGATCCCGAAGCTTTGAAGCGTCTGAATGGGATTGTTCATCCTGCAGTAAAAAAACATTACGAGGATTGGCTTCTGGAGCAAGACTCGGTTCCGTATATCGTTTATGAATCGGCTATTTTATTCGAAAACGATGGCTATAAAAATTTTGATTACATAATTTCTGTAACTGCACCCGTGCAAACGCGTATAGATCGTGTCATGGATCGCGATGCTATAAGCCAAGAACAAGTTCAAAAACGTGTTGATGCACAATGGAGCGATGAAAAACGCATCTCCAAAAGCGATTTTATCATCGAAAATTCCAATTTAGAGCAAGCAAAGCTAAAAGTAGATCAAATTCTTAAAATTTTAAAGATTAAACAAAAAGAGTCTTAA
- a CDS encoding enoyl-ACP reductase FabI — protein sequence MYNLLKGKKGIIFGALDESSIAWKTAERVHEEGGVFVLTNAPASIRLGNITALAEKTNSQVIPADATSVADLENLVEQAMVILGGKIDFVLHSIGMSVNVRKGNHYTNQNYEFTEKGWNVSAVSFHKVMQVLYKKDAMNEWGSIVALSYMAAQRVFPDYNDMADNKAFLESIARSFGYFFGRDKKVRVNTISQSPTETRAGTGVKGFGGFIAFADKMSPLGNATAEDCANYAITLFSDLTKKVTLQNLLHDGGFSNMGVSQEVMEMFE from the coding sequence ATGTACAATTTATTGAAAGGAAAAAAAGGAATTATTTTTGGCGCTTTGGATGAGAGTTCAATCGCCTGGAAAACAGCTGAACGCGTGCACGAAGAAGGTGGTGTTTTTGTGTTAACAAATGCTCCAGCTTCGATACGATTGGGCAATATTACTGCCTTGGCTGAAAAGACAAACTCACAAGTGATTCCTGCAGATGCAACCTCAGTGGCTGATTTAGAAAATCTGGTCGAGCAAGCCATGGTTATTTTAGGTGGTAAAATAGATTTTGTTTTACATTCGATAGGGATGTCTGTAAATGTTCGAAAAGGAAATCATTATACCAATCAAAATTATGAATTTACCGAAAAAGGCTGGAATGTATCGGCGGTTTCATTTCATAAAGTAATGCAAGTTTTGTACAAAAAAGATGCTATGAATGAGTGGGGTAGTATTGTGGCTTTGTCCTATATGGCAGCGCAACGCGTATTTCCAGACTATAATGACATGGCAGATAATAAAGCTTTTTTGGAATCAATTGCGCGTAGTTTTGGATACTTTTTTGGAAGAGATAAAAAAGTGAGAGTTAATACTATTTCGCAATCACCTACAGAAACACGTGCAGGAACAGGAGTGAAAGGATTTGGTGGGTTTATTGCATTTGCAGATAAAATGTCACCACTAGGAAACGCAACTGCCGAAGATTGTGCCAACTACGCCATCACACTTTTTTCTGATTTAACAAAGAAAGTAACCCTTCAAAATTTACTGCACGACGGCGGATTCTCCAATATGGGAGTGAGTCAGGAAGTGATGGAGATGTTTGAATAA
- a CDS encoding 3-ketoacyl-ACP reductase → MSNLKNKKAIITGGGRGLGKATAIAFAKEGIDIAITGRNEAVLKATVAELQAIGVTAIYSVFDVSDYEAVKTNIKSIVETLGGVDILVNNAGIAAIGSFNDMEVSQWSEIIQTNVMGMYYVTKEVLPYLLAKNEGDIINISSTAGLNGNANISAYSASKFAVIGMSESLMKEVRKNNIRVCTLTPSTIESDMTIELGIANKDSEDSVLQPQDFADLIVAGLQLPRRAMLKSAALWSTNP, encoded by the coding sequence ATGAGTAATTTAAAAAACAAAAAAGCCATTATTACTGGTGGTGGCCGTGGATTAGGAAAAGCAACAGCGATAGCTTTTGCCAAAGAAGGTATTGATATTGCAATAACAGGAAGAAATGAAGCTGTTTTAAAAGCAACTGTTGCTGAATTGCAAGCGATTGGCGTTACTGCAATTTATTCTGTATTTGACGTAAGCGATTATGAAGCAGTTAAAACGAATATAAAAAGTATTGTTGAAACTTTAGGCGGGGTAGATATTTTGGTTAATAATGCCGGCATTGCAGCTATTGGATCATTTAATGACATGGAAGTTAGCCAATGGAGTGAAATTATTCAAACCAATGTAATGGGTATGTATTATGTAACCAAAGAGGTTTTGCCTTATTTATTGGCTAAAAATGAAGGTGATATTATCAACATTTCTTCTACCGCAGGCTTGAATGGAAATGCAAATATTTCTGCTTATTCAGCTTCTAAATTTGCTGTAATTGGAATGTCTGAATCGTTAATGAAAGAAGTTCGTAAAAATAATATCAGAGTTTGCACCTTAACACCAAGCACTATAGAATCTGACATGACGATAGAATTAGGTATTGCAAACAAAGATTCTGAAGATAGTGTATTGCAACCACAAGATTTTGCCGATTTAATTGTAGCAGGATTACAATTACCACGAAGAGCAATGCTTAAAAGTGCGGCTTTATGGTCTACAAATCCGTAA
- a CDS encoding Crp/Fnr family transcriptional regulator, with product MKYNLLKQNIQKNVTLSDAELENICTYFQPLQIQKKEFLLTQGSVCKFEGFVIDGCFRIFTIDKKGNENTLYFASNDWWLMDIDSFMNQKSSDLNIQALEDSTLLLISREDKLALYETVPVVEKLFRIMSQKAIVAWQRRLISNHCQTAKERYFHFTTTYPNIVSKLTDKQVASYLGITHEFLSKIKKNS from the coding sequence ATGAAATACAATCTCCTCAAACAAAATATCCAAAAGAACGTCACTCTTTCTGATGCAGAATTAGAGAACATCTGCACTTATTTTCAGCCGCTACAGATCCAGAAGAAGGAGTTTTTATTGACGCAAGGTAGCGTTTGTAAGTTTGAGGGTTTTGTAATTGATGGCTGTTTTAGAATTTTTACTATTGATAAAAAAGGTAATGAAAACACGCTTTACTTTGCAAGCAATGACTGGTGGCTGATGGATATTGATAGCTTCATGAACCAAAAATCGTCGGATCTAAACATCCAAGCTTTAGAAGATAGCACCCTCTTACTGATTAGCAGAGAAGATAAACTTGCTCTTTATGAAACTGTTCCTGTGGTAGAAAAATTATTCCGAATAATGTCTCAAAAAGCCATAGTGGCTTGGCAACGTCGATTAATCAGTAATCATTGTCAAACTGCAAAAGAACGTTACTTTCACTTTACCACCACTTATCCAAACATTGTTTCTAAACTAACAGACAAGCAAGTCGCGAGTTACTTGGGAATAACACATGAATTTTTGAGCAAAATAAAAAAGAATAGCTAA
- a CDS encoding GlcG/HbpS family heme-binding protein, producing MVICLLSMTSALQAQNSSDITHEEAFTALLAAKKNAKKANVLVNIAVVDAGANLKAFIRMDDSFLGSIDVAIKKAKTARYFNIDTGKLGELTQPGGIIYNIEHSNGGLMTFPGGVPIKNKAGKIIGAIGVSGGTIDEDRAIAMVGAAAISE from the coding sequence ATGGTTATTTGCTTACTTAGCATGACAAGTGCATTGCAAGCGCAAAATTCGAGTGACATTACTCATGAGGAAGCCTTCACAGCACTCTTGGCAGCTAAGAAAAATGCTAAAAAAGCAAATGTACTCGTAAACATAGCCGTCGTGGATGCTGGTGCAAACTTAAAAGCATTTATACGAATGGATGATTCTTTCCTAGGAAGTATTGATGTCGCCATCAAAAAAGCGAAGACAGCACGCTATTTCAATATTGATACTGGAAAACTTGGAGAATTGACGCAACCTGGAGGAATTATCTACAACATCGAGCATTCAAATGGAGGTTTGATGACCTTTCCCGGTGGTGTACCTATCAAAAATAAAGCAGGCAAAATTATTGGTGCCATTGGTGTAAGTGGCGGCACTATTGATGAGGATAGAGCAATTGCTATGGTAGGAGCCGCTGCAATAAGTGAGTAA
- a CDS encoding beta-galactosidase, whose product MKYNNNSSRFIKSTFFSLLICGSISAQTTEKIVKEKINILKIEIRKAQSKKINTLKEETALRTAEIFLDYAKWDDDNFETNKKSFALVNAYKKEADKYAKMLPDFERKEMAIMLDDAISELQQIATGKIKRLPTPKIDWSKTDVNKDEITFAGKPVFLTDWTWKPAGKKYTEFHGDQDGYFLTPSYVVNENGEVNPQKLKELTTKENGSMGFIFFNHSTTPTWAKNKYPEITDGPGIKYTMYDINHPVAQKIQSDLIAAVVPLMAGKQYTKLGYMLCNEPHWNTIQKTWASAPISDLAVLDFKKWLEKRHGNIDEVNELWKTNFSNFETMVVPKDIIESQQGTATWFDFESYNMDRVTNWFSFLQKEVKKYDPNARTHMKIMPNLWTENKRDHGIDMEALTRNSDIIGNDCSTGGPWMWGKPKEWEKNFNFDWVEMCMSYDFYKSISPDKIMFNTEGHFLSTGKYRDLYQTKEYVRCNYWQAYVHGLTAIQTWYWARREDGSSRKSEDSNGYAASNNHQPRVVNEVHATILDLNSISDKIMELQRQEKPIRIFYTKASSINKPTHMDDIFKAYQKVFFEGTPIGFATKGIIENNDNKTWETILITKTPFAFETDIKALQSYIDTGGVVIMDKESLKTDEYGRPLQTSLKDSKGKVIVVESLNEMKNKAFSILKEKNKLPALNVKESNGLEQKGCDWRVLSDKNGNSFLNIANYGKNEAAISITLADGKTPTSVVNYLTGEKLAPTFKMNINQVYFLEVK is encoded by the coding sequence ATGAAATACAACAATAACTCCTCACGTTTTATAAAATCAACATTTTTTTCCTTATTAATTTGCGGCAGTATCTCCGCTCAAACCACTGAAAAAATAGTTAAAGAAAAAATCAATATTTTAAAAATAGAGATAAGAAAAGCACAATCAAAAAAAATCAATACTCTTAAGGAGGAAACAGCTTTAAGAACAGCTGAAATATTTTTGGATTATGCCAAATGGGATGATGATAATTTTGAAACGAATAAAAAAAGCTTTGCCTTAGTAAATGCTTATAAAAAGGAAGCGGACAAATATGCAAAAATGTTACCCGATTTTGAACGCAAAGAAATGGCAATCATGCTCGATGATGCTATATCCGAATTACAGCAGATAGCGACCGGAAAAATAAAACGCTTGCCTACTCCTAAAATTGATTGGTCAAAAACTGATGTGAACAAAGACGAAATCACCTTTGCTGGAAAACCTGTTTTTCTTACAGATTGGACATGGAAACCTGCAGGCAAAAAATATACCGAATTTCATGGGGATCAAGATGGCTATTTTCTAACTCCTTCTTATGTTGTAAATGAAAACGGAGAAGTTAATCCTCAAAAATTAAAAGAATTAACTACCAAAGAAAACGGTAGCATGGGGTTCATTTTTTTCAACCACTCCACTACCCCAACTTGGGCCAAAAATAAGTATCCTGAAATCACAGATGGCCCAGGAATAAAATATACCATGTACGACATTAATCATCCTGTAGCACAGAAAATTCAGTCAGATTTGATTGCCGCTGTTGTGCCTTTGATGGCTGGAAAGCAATATACCAAATTGGGATATATGTTATGTAACGAACCGCATTGGAACACCATACAAAAAACTTGGGCATCTGCTCCTATTTCTGATTTGGCTGTTCTTGATTTTAAAAAGTGGCTAGAAAAACGTCATGGGAATATTGATGAAGTTAATGAGCTGTGGAAAACAAATTTCAGTAATTTTGAAACAATGGTAGTTCCAAAAGACATAATCGAATCGCAACAAGGGACCGCAACTTGGTTTGATTTTGAAAGTTATAATATGGACAGAGTTACCAATTGGTTTTCATTTCTACAAAAGGAGGTTAAAAAATATGATCCAAACGCGAGAACCCACATGAAAATCATGCCTAACCTTTGGACAGAAAATAAAAGAGATCATGGTATTGATATGGAAGCCTTGACTCGCAATAGTGACATTATTGGAAACGATTGTAGTACTGGCGGGCCATGGATGTGGGGGAAACCAAAAGAATGGGAGAAAAACTTCAATTTTGATTGGGTAGAAATGTGTATGTCATATGATTTTTATAAATCTATTAGTCCAGACAAAATCATGTTCAACACCGAAGGACATTTTCTTTCTACAGGAAAATACAGAGATTTATACCAAACTAAAGAATACGTGCGTTGCAATTATTGGCAAGCGTATGTGCATGGGTTAACCGCTATTCAAACCTGGTATTGGGCTAGAAGAGAAGATGGTTCTAGTAGAAAAAGCGAAGACAGCAACGGTTATGCTGCCTCAAACAACCACCAACCACGCGTGGTAAACGAAGTTCATGCCACCATTTTGGATTTAAATTCGATTTCGGACAAAATCATGGAATTGCAACGCCAAGAGAAACCAATTCGTATTTTTTATACGAAGGCTTCGTCTATCAACAAACCAACCCATATGGACGATATTTTTAAAGCGTATCAAAAGGTATTTTTTGAAGGTACTCCTATTGGATTTGCTACAAAAGGAATTATCGAAAATAACGACAATAAAACTTGGGAAACGATTTTGATTACCAAAACCCCTTTTGCTTTCGAAACTGATATTAAAGCACTACAATCCTATATTGATACAGGTGGTGTGGTTATCATGGACAAAGAAAGTTTAAAAACGGATGAATACGGAAGACCATTACAAACTAGTTTGAAAGATTCAAAAGGAAAAGTGATAGTCGTAGAATCATTAAACGAAATGAAAAATAAAGCTTTTTCGATTTTAAAAGAAAAAAACAAATTGCCTGCTTTGAATGTGAAAGAAAGCAATGGATTGGAACAAAAAGGATGTGATTGGAGAGTTCTATCTGATAAAAACGGAAATTCATTCTTGAACATTGCGAATTACGGTAAAAATGAAGCTGCTATTTCGATTACACTTGCTGACGGAAAAACACCTACCTCAGTAGTGAACTATCTTACTGGCGAAAAATTAGCTCCTACTTTCAAAATGAACATTAATCAAGTTTATTTTCTGGAAGTAAAATAA
- a CDS encoding sialate O-acetylesterase: MGLTLAEKNPDKQYLLIKEAVGGTTLYGAWNPNWTAQKANTAELDEKRKQMHLYKKHITSIHKCLDALKAENKKYVIIGMAWMQGETDTRKDFTALAYEENLKLLIESYRSEFNLPKMPFIIGQISCPPRQYIEGVEIVRNAMVSVAKDDPKTDIILTSMNSGFKDYPKRSDKVHYDAQGQKNLGTAFAEKLLELAY; encoded by the coding sequence ATCGGTCTCACATTAGCCGAAAAAAATCCAGACAAACAGTATTTACTCATTAAGGAAGCTGTTGGTGGCACTACCCTATATGGTGCATGGAATCCCAATTGGACTGCTCAAAAAGCGAATACAGCAGAACTAGATGAAAAGCGCAAACAAATGCATCTCTATAAAAAGCATATAACTAGCATTCACAAATGTTTGGATGCTCTAAAAGCTGAAAATAAAAAGTATGTCATTATAGGAATGGCGTGGATGCAAGGAGAAACAGACACCCGTAAAGATTTTACGGCCCTAGCCTATGAAGAAAATTTGAAGCTATTAATTGAATCCTATCGTTCTGAATTTAATTTACCCAAAATGCCATTTATAATCGGTCAAATCAGTTGTCCTCCCCGTCAATACATTGAAGGTGTCGAAATTGTTCGTAATGCAATGGTAAGTGTTGCCAAAGATGATCCTAAAACTGATATTATACTGACATCAATGAATAGTGGTTTTAAAGATTACCCTAAACGATCTGACAAAGTACATTACGATGCACAAGGTCAAAAAAATCTTGGAACTGCCTTTGCTGAAAAGTTGTTGGAACTGGCGTATTAA